In Phreatobacter stygius, a genomic segment contains:
- a CDS encoding Bug family tripartite tricarboxylate transporter substrate binding protein gives MHRRDLVRGLALASLVGPCLASRAMAAGYPERAVSIVNGYAPGGSTDVSARLLAQALSTELGGATAIVENRAGASGTLASEWLRRQAADGYTLMLSESSSFAIWPSMHVDGTRYKPVEDFTWISTVCTSPLVLIVSPDFPAQTLAEALAVLGSPRSESLSFSSSGAGSIPHIGAELLRHTLGPGARSPHIPYRGGAPAVLSVAKNETAWGVASLGSAAGLIEGQMVRALAVTSPVRFSQFPDVPTFIEAGVPAMELNIHYLLHAPAGLPQPIVAKLNQAAAKGILQEGLRQRFVGAGMEAWAGVNTPHAARELVEAELRRFKAIAERTGIRISG, from the coding sequence ATGCATCGCCGCGATCTTGTCCGGGGCCTGGCGCTTGCGTCGCTCGTTGGCCCCTGTCTCGCCTCCCGGGCCATGGCCGCCGGCTATCCCGAGCGGGCGGTGTCGATCGTCAATGGTTATGCGCCGGGTGGTTCGACCGATGTCTCGGCGCGCCTGCTCGCCCAGGCGCTGTCCACGGAGCTCGGCGGCGCCACGGCCATTGTCGAAAACCGGGCCGGCGCCAGCGGCACGCTGGCGAGCGAATGGCTGAGGCGCCAGGCTGCCGACGGCTATACGCTGATGCTGTCGGAGTCCTCGTCCTTCGCGATCTGGCCGAGCATGCATGTCGACGGCACACGTTATAAGCCGGTCGAGGATTTCACCTGGATCTCGACGGTCTGCACCTCGCCTCTGGTGCTGATCGTCAGCCCCGATTTTCCGGCCCAGACCTTGGCCGAGGCGCTCGCCGTGCTAGGCTCGCCGCGCTCGGAAAGCCTGAGCTTCTCGAGCTCCGGGGCCGGCTCGATCCCGCATATCGGCGCTGAACTGCTGCGCCACACGCTCGGGCCGGGCGCCAGGTCGCCGCATATTCCCTATCGTGGCGGCGCACCGGCGGTGCTGAGCGTGGCGAAGAACGAGACCGCCTGGGGCGTCGCCTCGCTCGGCTCGGCCGCCGGCCTGATCGAGGGCCAGATGGTCCGCGCGCTCGCCGTCACCAGCCCGGTCCGGTTCTCGCAATTCCCTGACGTGCCGACCTTCATCGAAGCCGGCGTGCCCGCGATGGAACTGAACATCCACTATCTCTTGCATGCGCCGGCGGGCCTGCCTCAGCCGATCGTCGCCAAGCTCAACCAGGCCGCCGCCAAGGGCATCCTGCAGGAGGGCCTGAGGCAGCGCTTCGTCGGCGCCGGCATGGAGGCCTGGGCCGGGGTCAACACGCCGCACGCGGCGCGCGAACTGGTCGAGGCTGAGTTGAGGCGCTTCAAGGCGATCGCCGAGCGAACCGGCATCCGGATTTCCGGTTAG
- a CDS encoding DUF1177 domain-containing protein translates to MSLSQTLQVFDAFDSAYASGQTVVDLFARFPDAKVSVREISGPKGKTDFVKIVLPGLTGRTGGGATPTLGVVGRLGGIGARPSRIGLVSDGDGAIAAVATALKLADMQTKGDALPGDVIVTTHVCPDAPTRPHQPVDFMDSPVETEDMNAEEVLPEMEAVLSIDTTKGNRILNHKGIAISPTVKQGYILRVAEDLVRIMEMTTGRPAVTFPITTQDITPYGNGVYHLNSILQPSIATSAPVVGVAIAAESVVPGCGTGASHEVDIALAVKFAVEVAKEFTRGTCQFHDPAEYQRLIALYGSLAHLQKRQD, encoded by the coding sequence ATGAGCCTCTCGCAAACCCTCCAGGTGTTCGACGCTTTCGACAGCGCCTATGCCTCGGGCCAGACCGTGGTCGATCTGTTCGCCCGCTTCCCGGACGCCAAAGTCAGCGTCCGGGAAATCTCTGGGCCGAAAGGCAAGACCGATTTCGTCAAGATCGTCCTGCCTGGCCTGACCGGCCGGACCGGCGGCGGCGCGACCCCGACGCTCGGCGTGGTCGGCCGCCTCGGCGGCATCGGCGCGCGGCCGAGCCGGATCGGCCTGGTCTCCGACGGCGACGGCGCGATCGCGGCGGTGGCGACCGCGCTGAAGCTCGCGGACATGCAGACCAAGGGCGACGCGCTGCCCGGCGACGTGATCGTCACCACCCATGTCTGCCCGGATGCCCCGACCCGGCCGCACCAGCCGGTCGACTTCATGGATTCGCCGGTCGAGACCGAGGACATGAATGCCGAGGAGGTGCTGCCCGAAATGGAGGCGGTGCTGTCGATCGACACCACCAAGGGCAACCGGATCCTCAATCACAAGGGCATCGCCATCTCGCCGACGGTCAAGCAGGGCTATATCCTGCGGGTGGCCGAGGATCTGGTGCGCATCATGGAAATGACCACCGGCCGACCGGCGGTGACCTTCCCGATCACCACCCAGGACATCACGCCCTACGGCAATGGCGTCTATCACCTCAACAGCATCCTGCAGCCGTCGATCGCGACCTCGGCCCCGGTGGTCGGCGTAGCCATCGCAGCCGAAAGCGTCGTGCCCGGCTGCGGCACCGGCGCCAGCCACGAGGTCGATATCGCGCTTGCAGTGAAATTCGCGGTCGAGGTCGCCAAGGAATTCACCCGTGGCACCTGCCAGTTCCACGACCCCGCCGAATATCAGCGCCTGATCGCGCTCTACGGCTCGCTCGCCCATCTGCAGAAGCGACAGGACTAG
- a CDS encoding OPT/YSL family transporter, with protein MSDINQPAPEGASRRHPSLFDPATFVLIGILSIFGAIIGMQLLVSLGVTANTSLIGAMAAMALARVPVGLFMRYRSIHVQNLAQSAISSATFGAANSLLLPIGVPFLLGRPDLILPMFAGVFLAMLLDAYLLYRMFDSRVFPATGAWPPGVAAAEAIKAGDEGGRKAVLMGIGVGFGLIGAFFRIPMSAFGVAFIGNIWALSMFGVGLLLRGYSGDLFNNTLFASLIPRGDLMAAYIPHGFMIGAGIVALIQVGQILMARDSATAAETAGRPDAEVRRALGLGTAGYLAIAVFLAIAGGLASDMSIGMLILFVLYAAFAAYVHELIVGLAAMHSGWFPAFAVALITLIIGMLIGFPLPALALLVGFSAATGPAFADMGYDLKAGYLLRGNGADPAFERDGRRQQLFAAMLAFVVAGIVVLFSYQTYFAQNLIPPVDRVYAATIRAGVAPGVAWSLFIWAIPGAILQFVGGPKRQIGVLFATGLLINFPAAGWAVLVGIAARLIWERLRGKDSDGDMEVFAAGIIAGDALFNFFDSVIKNLRR; from the coding sequence ATGAGCGATATCAACCAGCCGGCGCCCGAGGGGGCATCCCGGCGCCATCCGAGCCTGTTCGACCCGGCCACTTTCGTGCTGATCGGCATCCTGTCGATCTTCGGAGCGATCATCGGCATGCAATTGCTGGTGTCGCTCGGCGTCACCGCCAACACCTCGCTGATCGGCGCCATGGCCGCCATGGCGCTGGCCCGCGTGCCGGTGGGCCTGTTCATGCGCTATCGCTCGATCCATGTGCAGAACCTGGCGCAGAGCGCCATTTCGTCAGCAACCTTCGGCGCGGCGAACAGCCTGCTCCTGCCGATCGGCGTGCCGTTCCTGCTCGGCCGGCCGGACCTGATCCTGCCGATGTTTGCCGGCGTCTTCCTGGCCATGCTGCTCGACGCCTATCTGCTCTACCGGATGTTCGACAGCCGGGTGTTTCCGGCGACCGGCGCCTGGCCGCCGGGCGTTGCCGCGGCCGAGGCGATCAAGGCCGGCGATGAGGGCGGGCGCAAGGCCGTGCTGATGGGCATCGGCGTGGGCTTCGGCCTGATCGGCGCCTTTTTCCGGATCCCGATGTCGGCCTTCGGCGTCGCCTTCATCGGCAATATCTGGGCGCTGTCGATGTTCGGCGTCGGCCTCTTGCTGCGCGGCTATTCCGGCGACCTGTTCAACAACACCCTGTTCGCGTCGCTGATCCCGCGCGGCGACCTGATGGCTGCCTATATCCCGCACGGCTTCATGATCGGCGCCGGCATCGTCGCGCTGATCCAGGTCGGCCAGATCTTGATGGCGCGCGACAGCGCCACGGCGGCTGAGACCGCTGGCCGGCCCGATGCCGAAGTCAGGCGCGCGCTCGGCCTCGGCACGGCAGGCTATCTCGCCATCGCGGTGTTCCTGGCGATCGCCGGCGGGCTCGCCAGCGACATGTCGATCGGCATGCTGATCCTGTTCGTGCTCTATGCCGCTTTCGCGGCCTATGTTCACGAGCTGATCGTCGGCCTCGCCGCCATGCATTCCGGCTGGTTCCCGGCTTTCGCCGTGGCCCTGATCACCTTGATCATCGGCATGCTCATCGGTTTCCCGCTGCCGGCCTTGGCGCTGCTGGTCGGCTTCTCGGCGGCCACCGGACCCGCCTTTGCCGACATGGGTTATGACCTGAAGGCCGGTTATCTGTTGCGCGGCAATGGCGCCGACCCGGCCTTCGAACGGGATGGCCGCCGCCAGCAGCTGTTCGCCGCCATGCTCGCCTTCGTGGTCGCCGGCATCGTCGTGTTGTTCAGCTACCAGACCTATTTCGCCCAGAACCTGATCCCGCCGGTCGACCGGGTCTATGCCGCCACCATCCGCGCCGGAGTGGCGCCGGGCGTCGCCTGGTCCTTGTTCATCTGGGCGATCCCCGGCGCGATCCTGCAATTCGTCGGCGGGCCGAAGCGCCAGATCGGCGTGTTGTTCGCCACCGGCCTGTTGATCAACTTCCCGGCGGCCGGCTGGGCGGTGCTGGTCGGCATCGCCGCGCGGCTCATCTGGGAGCGGCTGCGCGGCAAGGACAGCGATGGCGACATGGAAGTGTTCGCCGCCGGCATCATCGCCGGCGACGCGCTGTTCAACTTCTTCGACTCGGTGATCAAGAACCTCAGGCGCTGA
- a CDS encoding efflux RND transporter permease subunit has product MPQFFIERPIFAWVVALFIMLAGAIAVPLLPIAQYPTVAPPQISITASYPGASPENVYQAVTRPIEEELNGIVGLLYFESTSDTSGSVEITATFQPGTNPAQAAVDVQNRVRRVEPRLPRSVAQQGVQVEQASSSFLMVVSLTSSDGSVDDIGLGDYMMRNIIGEVRRIPGVGKAQLFATERSMRIWIDPDRLVGLNMTATDVVAAITAQNAQVAAGSIGALPNPITQQISATVLVKGQLTSPEEFGAIVMRANPDGSAVRLRDVARVEVGGLSYSFSSRLNGKPSAAIGVQLSPTGNAMATSEAVTARLKELAVYFPPGVEFSVPYDTSPFVRASIQKVVETLAEAMLLVFLVMFLFLQNIRYTLIPALVVPVALLGTCAAMLAFGFSINVLTMFGMVLAIGILVDDAIVVVENVERIMAEEGLSPKEATKKAMGQITGAIIGITLVLVAVFIPMAFFPGAVGVIYKQFSITMVVSILFSALLALSLTPALCASFLKPIPAEHHEKRGFFGWFNRSFNRTSHAYSGFVGKLIRRAGRYMIIYAALLAGLGYLFVRLPTAFLPDEDQGYVIVNFQAPSDATANRTLSAIEAAEKHFLAEPGVARIIAISGFSFFGTGQNAALAFVTLKDWSERGPKDSAAQIAMRGSIALSQVRDAIVFGLSPPPIQGLGNSNGFAFRLQARAGQNQQQLAEARDQLLGAAQKSPILSQLFVEGLPDAAQVNLVIDREKANTFGVTFADINATLTTNLGSAYVNDFPNGGRQQRVLVQAEATSRMQTADLLTLNVRNTNGGMVPLSAFARIEWQRGSSQIIGYNGYPAVRISGQAAPGYSSGDAIAEMQKLAGELPLGFGYEWTGQSLQEIQSGSLAPLLIALSCILVFLCLAALYESWSIPISVMLVVPLGVIGSVLAVTLRDMPNDVYFKVGLIAIIGLSAKNAILIIEFAKDLRAQGKGLLEATVEATHLRFRPIIMTSLAFALGVLPLAIASGASAGSQQAIGTGVLGGMITATVLAVFFVPIFFVVVSQLFGGRDKTTDSTPADQPTPGDHAAPASRQTEPNPSH; this is encoded by the coding sequence ATGCCTCAATTTTTCATCGAACGCCCGATCTTTGCGTGGGTCGTCGCGCTTTTCATCATGCTGGCCGGCGCGATCGCCGTGCCGCTGCTGCCGATCGCGCAATATCCGACCGTCGCGCCGCCGCAGATCTCGATCACCGCCAGCTATCCCGGCGCCTCGCCTGAGAACGTCTATCAGGCGGTGACCCGGCCGATCGAAGAAGAGCTGAACGGCATTGTCGGCCTGCTCTATTTCGAATCGACCTCGGACACCTCGGGCTCGGTCGAAATCACCGCCACCTTCCAGCCGGGCACCAATCCGGCCCAGGCGGCGGTCGACGTGCAGAACCGTGTCCGCCGCGTCGAGCCGCGCCTGCCCCGGTCGGTCGCCCAGCAGGGCGTCCAGGTCGAGCAGGCGAGCTCGAGCTTCCTGATGGTGGTCTCGCTGACCTCGTCCGACGGCTCGGTCGACGATATCGGGCTCGGCGACTACATGATGCGCAACATCATCGGCGAGGTTCGCCGCATTCCCGGCGTCGGCAAGGCGCAGCTGTTTGCGACCGAGCGCTCGATGCGCATCTGGATCGACCCGGACCGGCTGGTCGGCCTCAACATGACCGCCACCGACGTGGTCGCGGCGATCACCGCGCAGAACGCCCAGGTTGCCGCCGGCAGCATCGGCGCGCTGCCCAACCCGATCACCCAGCAGATCTCCGCGACCGTGCTGGTCAAGGGCCAGCTGACCTCGCCCGAGGAGTTCGGCGCGATCGTCATGCGCGCCAATCCCGATGGTTCGGCGGTGCGGCTGCGCGATGTCGCGCGCGTCGAGGTCGGCGGCCTGTCCTACAGTTTCTCGTCGCGCCTCAACGGCAAGCCGAGCGCGGCGATCGGCGTCCAGCTGTCGCCGACCGGCAATGCCATGGCGACGTCGGAAGCGGTGACCGCGCGGCTGAAGGAGCTCGCCGTCTATTTCCCGCCGGGCGTCGAATTCTCGGTGCCCTACGACACCTCGCCCTTCGTCAGGGCCTCGATCCAGAAGGTCGTGGAGACACTGGCGGAAGCCATGCTTCTGGTCTTCCTGGTGATGTTCCTGTTCCTGCAGAACATCCGCTACACGCTGATCCCGGCCCTGGTGGTTCCGGTGGCCCTGCTCGGCACCTGCGCCGCCATGCTGGCCTTCGGCTTCTCGATCAACGTGCTGACCATGTTCGGCATGGTGCTGGCGATCGGCATCCTGGTCGACGACGCGATCGTCGTGGTCGAGAATGTCGAGCGCATCATGGCCGAGGAAGGCCTGTCGCCGAAGGAAGCGACCAAGAAGGCGATGGGCCAGATCACCGGCGCCATCATCGGCATCACGCTGGTGCTGGTGGCGGTGTTCATTCCCATGGCCTTCTTCCCGGGCGCGGTCGGCGTCATCTACAAGCAGTTCAGCATCACCATGGTGGTGTCGATCCTGTTCTCGGCCCTGCTGGCGCTGAGCCTGACGCCGGCGCTCTGCGCCTCGTTCCTGAAGCCGATCCCGGCCGAACATCATGAGAAGCGCGGCTTTTTCGGCTGGTTCAACCGCTCGTTCAACCGGACCTCGCATGCTTATAGCGGTTTCGTCGGCAAGCTGATCCGGCGCGCCGGGCGCTATATGATCATCTATGCCGCCCTGCTCGCCGGGCTCGGCTACCTGTTCGTCCGGCTGCCGACCGCCTTCCTGCCTGACGAAGACCAGGGTTATGTGATTGTCAACTTCCAGGCGCCCTCGGATGCCACCGCCAACCGCACGCTGAGCGCCATCGAGGCGGCGGAGAAGCATTTCCTGGCCGAGCCGGGGGTGGCCCGCATCATCGCGATCTCGGGCTTCAGCTTCTTCGGCACCGGCCAGAACGCCGCGCTCGCCTTCGTCACCTTGAAGGACTGGAGCGAACGCGGCCCGAAAGACAGCGCCGCTCAGATCGCCATGCGCGGCAGCATCGCGCTGTCGCAGGTGCGCGACGCGATCGTCTTCGGCCTGTCGCCGCCGCCGATCCAGGGCCTTGGCAATTCCAACGGCTTCGCGTTCCGGCTGCAGGCCCGCGCCGGCCAGAACCAGCAGCAGTTGGCCGAAGCGCGCGACCAGTTGCTGGGTGCCGCGCAGAAGAGCCCGATCCTCAGCCAGCTGTTCGTCGAAGGCTTGCCCGACGCTGCCCAGGTCAACCTGGTCATCGACCGCGAAAAGGCCAATACGTTCGGCGTCACCTTCGCCGACATCAACGCCACGCTGACCACCAATCTCGGCTCGGCCTATGTCAACGACTTCCCCAATGGCGGCCGGCAGCAGCGCGTCCTGGTGCAGGCCGAAGCAACCAGCCGCATGCAGACCGCCGACCTGTTGACGCTCAACGTGCGCAACACCAATGGCGGCATGGTGCCGCTGTCGGCCTTCGCACGCATCGAGTGGCAGCGCGGGTCGTCGCAGATCATCGGCTATAATGGCTATCCGGCGGTGCGCATCAGCGGTCAGGCCGCGCCCGGCTATTCGTCGGGTGACGCCATTGCCGAGATGCAGAAGCTCGCCGGCGAACTGCCGCTCGGTTTCGGCTATGAGTGGACCGGCCAGTCGCTGCAGGAAATCCAGTCGGGTTCGCTGGCGCCGCTCTTGATCGCGCTGTCCTGCATCCTGGTCTTCCTCTGCCTGGCAGCTCTCTATGAGAGCTGGTCGATCCCGATCTCGGTCATGCTGGTGGTGCCGCTCGGCGTCATCGGCTCGGTGCTGGCGGTGACGCTGCGCGACATGCCGAACGACGTCTATTTCAAGGTCGGCCTGATCGCGATCATCGGACTTTCGGCCAAGAACGCGATCCTGATCATCGAGTTCGCCAAGGACCTGAGAGCCCAAGGCAAGGGCCTGCTGGAAGCGACGGTCGAAGCGACGCACCTGCGCTTCCGGCCGATCATCATGACCTCGCTCGCCTTCGCGCTCGGCGTCTTGCCGCTGGCGATCGCCAGCGGCGCCAGCGCCGGCAGTCAGCAGGCGATCGGTACCGGCGTGCTCGGCGGCATGATCACGGCCACCGTGCTCGCGGTGTTCTTCGTGCCGATCTTCTTCGTCGTGGTGTCGCAGCTGTTCGGCGGCCGGGACAAGACTACGGATAGCACGCCGGCCGACCAGCCGACGCCCGGCGACCATGCCGCGCCCGCCAGCCGGCAGACCGAGCCGAACCCGAGCCACTAG
- a CDS encoding efflux RND transporter periplasmic adaptor subunit gives MRFQPSRLMLPIALSFSLVLVGCKDGQQAQGGPGMPPAPVAVFTATPEDIAITNELPGRIAPTRIAQVRPRVSGIVVERVFQQGTAVNEGDVLYRIDPAPFRVEVERAQATLQRAEATRIQAQQQAERYEQLRARNVASPQQHESAVASLAQADADVASGKAGLAAAQLNLQYTNITAPIRGRTGRALVTEGALVAANGAEPMTIIQQLDPVYADFTQSATDLVRLRRALQAGALEATGQDEARVRLVLDDGSVYPHPGRLLFSEATVDTTTGQVTLRGEFPNPNGDLLPGLYVRVRIEQGVERNAIAVPQQAVQRDNAGRPQVYVVKPDDTTELRTVTSNRVVNGRAVINEGLKAGERVVVDGFQRLRPGAKVNATAWVPPAQTTAAASNTTVQ, from the coding sequence ATGCGCTTCCAACCCTCGCGACTCATGCTGCCGATCGCCCTCTCGTTCAGCCTGGTGCTGGTGGGGTGCAAGGACGGTCAGCAGGCCCAAGGCGGCCCCGGCATGCCGCCGGCCCCGGTGGCGGTGTTCACCGCGACGCCCGAGGATATCGCGATCACCAACGAGCTGCCCGGCCGTATTGCGCCGACACGCATCGCGCAGGTGAGGCCCAGGGTCTCCGGCATCGTGGTCGAGCGGGTGTTCCAGCAGGGCACGGCGGTGAACGAAGGCGACGTGCTGTACCGGATCGATCCGGCGCCGTTCCGCGTCGAGGTGGAGCGTGCCCAGGCAACGCTGCAGCGCGCCGAGGCGACCCGCATCCAGGCCCAGCAGCAGGCCGAACGTTATGAGCAGCTGCGCGCGCGCAATGTCGCGAGCCCGCAGCAACATGAGAGCGCGGTCGCATCGCTCGCCCAGGCCGATGCCGACGTCGCCAGCGGCAAGGCCGGCCTCGCCGCGGCCCAGCTCAACCTGCAATATACCAATATCACCGCGCCGATCCGCGGCCGCACCGGCCGGGCCCTGGTGACCGAGGGCGCGCTGGTCGCCGCCAACGGCGCCGAGCCGATGACCATCATCCAGCAGCTCGACCCGGTTTATGCCGACTTCACCCAGTCGGCGACCGACCTGGTGCGCCTGCGCCGCGCGCTGCAGGCCGGCGCGCTGGAAGCGACCGGGCAGGACGAGGCGCGGGTGCGCCTGGTGCTCGACGACGGCAGCGTCTATCCGCATCCCGGCCGCCTGCTGTTCTCCGAGGCAACCGTCGACACGACCACCGGCCAGGTGACGCTGCGCGGCGAGTTCCCCAACCCCAATGGCGACCTCTTGCCGGGCCTATATGTCCGCGTGCGGATCGAGCAGGGCGTCGAGCGCAACGCCATTGCCGTGCCGCAGCAGGCGGTGCAGCGCGACAATGCCGGCCGGCCCCAGGTCTATGTCGTCAAGCCGGACGACACGACCGAGCTCAGGACGGTGACCTCCAACCGGGTGGTCAACGGCCGCGCCGTCATCAACGAGGGCCTGAAGGCCGGCGAACGGGTGGTGGTCGACGGCTTCCAGCGGCTGCGCCCGGGCGCCAAGGTCAATGCAACGGCCTGGGTGCCGCCGGCTCAGACGACCGCCGCGGCCAGCAACACCACCGTTCAGTAA
- a CDS encoding TetR family transcriptional regulator encodes MRRTKADAGETRQSIMDAAERLFFANGVADTSLEQIAAEAGVTRGAIYWYFANKTELFLAMHDSVPLLWEEVIARAVVEGHPDPLTLLENIALDSLQLLASDERRQRIYRIMTRCEYQGDMARVLDRQQEAMTRQRSLFIAAFKLASQKGQLSASWHPETAARTFDWLFCGMVMEWLHFDQHFDLVACGATSIRRLFAEFRTTVAREVATA; translated from the coding sequence GTGCGCAGGACCAAGGCCGACGCTGGAGAGACGCGGCAGAGCATCATGGATGCCGCGGAACGCCTGTTCTTCGCCAACGGGGTGGCGGATACCTCGCTCGAACAGATCGCGGCGGAGGCCGGCGTCACGCGTGGCGCCATCTACTGGTATTTCGCCAACAAGACCGAGCTGTTCCTGGCGATGCACGACAGCGTGCCGCTGCTGTGGGAAGAGGTGATCGCCCGCGCGGTGGTCGAGGGCCATCCGGATCCGCTGACGCTTTTGGAAAATATCGCGCTGGACAGCCTGCAGCTGCTGGCCAGCGACGAGCGCCGCCAGCGCATCTACCGGATCATGACGCGCTGCGAGTACCAGGGCGATATGGCGCGCGTGCTCGACCGGCAGCAGGAGGCGATGACGCGCCAGCGCTCGCTGTTCATCGCCGCCTTCAAGCTGGCCAGCCAGAAAGGCCAGCTGAGCGCCTCGTGGCATCCGGAGACGGCCGCCCGCACCTTCGACTGGCTGTTCTGCGGCATGGTGATGGAATGGCTGCATTTCGACCAGCATTTCGACCTGGTCGCCTGCGGCGCGACCAGCATACGCCGCCTGTTCGCCGAGTTCCGGACGACCGTCGCACGAGAGGTCGCGACCGCCTAA
- a CDS encoding AroM family protein — translation MTIRKLGTLTIGQAPRADITPILDAHVDNALPRIHAGVLDGLTAGEVAEQFAPRPGKPVLITRLRDGSSVIIDKQATETAARDKLAALEAEGCTTVVMLCTGTFETLHCARARLVEPDRILPPTVAAAVQDAQVGIIVPLIEQIDSEASKWAALARQPIYAAASPYAEGQAELEAAARDLAARGADILLMDCMGFLEQHRQVVAQASGLPVILSNALIAKVVSEIV, via the coding sequence ATGACCATCCGCAAACTCGGGACGCTCACCATCGGCCAGGCGCCGCGCGCCGACATCACGCCGATCCTCGACGCCCATGTCGACAACGCCTTGCCGCGCATTCATGCCGGCGTGCTCGACGGCCTGACCGCCGGCGAGGTCGCCGAGCAGTTCGCGCCGCGGCCAGGCAAGCCGGTGCTGATCACCCGGCTGCGCGACGGCAGTTCCGTGATCATCGACAAGCAGGCGACCGAGACCGCCGCCCGCGACAAGCTCGCCGCCTTGGAGGCCGAAGGCTGCACGACGGTCGTGATGTTGTGCACCGGCACTTTCGAGACGCTGCATTGCGCGCGGGCGCGGCTGGTCGAGCCGGACCGGATCCTGCCCCCGACAGTGGCGGCCGCGGTCCAGGACGCCCAGGTCGGCATCATCGTGCCGTTGATCGAGCAGATCGACAGCGAGGCGTCGAAATGGGCGGCGCTCGCCCGCCAGCCGATCTATGCCGCCGCTTCGCCTTATGCCGAGGGCCAGGCCGAGCTTGAAGCTGCGGCGCGCGATCTCGCAGCCCGCGGCGCCGACATCCTGCTGATGGACTGCATGGGTTTCCTCGAGCAGCACCGCCAGGTCGTCGCGCAAGCCAGCGGGCTGCCGGTGATCCTGTCGAACGCGCTGATCGCCAAGGTGGTGTCCGAGATCGTCTGA